Proteins from a single region of Macrotis lagotis isolate mMagLag1 chromosome 2, bilby.v1.9.chrom.fasta, whole genome shotgun sequence:
- the NENF gene encoding neudesin has protein sequence MAASGLRRRPRLWPALLAAALAWTVAPGRAQRTPRSPERGPPVRLFTEEELARYGGEEEDQPIYLAVKGVVFDVTSGKEFYGRGAPYNALVGKDSTRGVAKMSLDPADLTHDTSGLTEKELKSLDDVFTNVYKAKYPIVGYTARRILNEDGSPNRNFKPEDQPQFDIKDEF, from the exons ATGGCGGCGTCGGGGCTGCGCAGGAGACCGCGGCTCTGGCCCGCTCTGCTGGCGGCGGCGCTGGCCTGGACCGTGGCCCCCGGCCGGGCCCAGCGGACGCCGCGCAGCCCGGAGCGGGGGCCCCCGGTGCGGCTCTTTACGGAGGAGGAGCTGGCCCGCTACGGCGGGGAGGAG GAAGACCAGCCCATTTACCTGGCAGTGAAAGGAGTAGTATTTGATGTTACTTCTGGAAAAG AGTTCTATGGGAGGGGAGCACCATACAATGCCCTAGTCGGGAAAGACTCCACAAGAGGGGTAGCCAAGATGTCTTTGGATCCTGCAGACCTCACACATGATACC AGTGGACTCACAGAAAAGGAGTTGAAGTCTCTGGATGATGTCTTCACTAATGTATACAAAGCTAAATATCCTATTGTTGGCTACACAGCACGTCGAATCCTAAATGAAGATGGCAGCCCCAACAGGAACTTCAAGCCAGAAGACCAGCCCCAGTTTGATATTAAGGATGAGTTCTGA